One Phoenix dactylifera cultivar Barhee BC4 unplaced genomic scaffold, palm_55x_up_171113_PBpolish2nd_filt_p 000867F, whole genome shotgun sequence DNA segment encodes these proteins:
- the LOC103696332 gene encoding small EDRK-rich factor 2: MTRGNQRERDRERAQARKSQGKGRNDGLTPEQRRERDKKALEEKAAKKAGQESSGGAAADTKNKGDAKK, from the exons atGACTC GCGGCAACCAGAGGGAGCGCGATCGTGAGAGAGCCCAGGCTCGGAAGTCCCAGGGGAAGGGAAGAAACGATGGCCTGACTCCCGAGCAGCGCCGTGAAAG GGATAAGAAAGCGCTGGAAGAGAAGGCGGCGAAGAAGGCAGGGCAGGAATCTTCTGGCGGAGCGGCGGCGGATACGAAAAATAAAGGCGATGCTAAGAAGTAG